From a single Ailuropoda melanoleuca isolate Jingjing chromosome 12, ASM200744v2, whole genome shotgun sequence genomic region:
- the LOC105235387 gene encoding nuclear receptor coactivator 5-like isoform X8, with translation MKGKRKAREGRARSDGQGRGRGKGTKKKATVKKTRCAPAPPSPQGRGGRPAGCGGRDLLGAGLQARGATWEWRGLRKGPGRRCLREPWKNALVRPGLKMSSTARLRRRQYGRSSVAKSSKPYKPFLPTSYSPQEGYLKEGEDMLSIKELRRNVADNSERHEENHKRPQSTQLGDASGRDTRKEGLFQHFYQVVQKERDRERPSDCVIVCINNEQRDYATGIGHRLQDHGLVVEMIHLSSTSSLTRALQEVKDDGSPFCILVEQSNVKLSSCTVIMLHESIKIHRHMPLEDALELVAKEYRRFFSKREQQECAGIALQAGDLVDDFLARERLTSYSVPSGIQRLLFLLSEGMYLYGNELNLLIDYLKTRKGQLEGFEALESLASSDHPSFQVRNTPVVGKPPPLLPTPGKPSFSGLHPPLPAKSPLLGDRPGVALLPPPGSGNPKGLFAPPLLPAAPSKRPPLGWPQPRHAKRPLLGEKQGLLAPPPGEWGPGRA, from the exons ATGAAAGGCAAAAGAAAGGcgagggagggaagggcaaggAGTGACGggcaaggaaggggaaggggaaaaggaacgAAAAAGAAAGCAACAGTCAAGAAGACAAGGTGTGCGCCTGCGCCTCCCAGCCCGCAGGGGCGCGGTGGGCGGCCCGCGGGGTGTGGTGGGCGGGacctgctgggggcggggctgcaGGCGCGCGGGGCTACGTGGGAGTGGAGAGGCTTGAGGAAAGGCCCGGGACGACGCTGCCTCAGAGAACCCTGGAAGAACGCCTTGGTCAGGCCCG gaCTTAAGATGTCTTCAACGGCTAGGCTTCGCAGAAGACAATATGGAAGATCTTCAGTAGCTAAAAG CAGCAAGCCATATAAACCTTTTCTGCCGACTTCTTATTCTCCCCAAGAGGGCTACTTAAAGGAGGGTGAAGACATGCTAAG CATTAAAGAATTACGGCGGAATGTGGCTGATAATTCAGAAAGGCACGAAGAGAACCACAAGCGACCCCAGTCCACTCAGTTAG GTGATGCCAGTGGCAGGGACACTCGGAAAGAAGGGCTTTTCCAGCACTTTTATCAAGTGGTTCAGAAAGAACGTGATCGAGAGAGGCCTTCAGATTGCGTTATTGTTTGTATCAACAACGAACAGag ggaCTATGCAACAGGCATAGGTCATCGGTTGCAGGATCATGGCCTTGTGGTGGAAATGATTCACCTCTCCTCCACGTCGAGTCTTACGCGAGCACTCCAGGAAGTAAAGGACGATGGGTCCCCATTTTGCATTCTTGTTGAACAGTCTAATGTAAAACTTTCCTCTTGCACCGTAATTATGCTTCATGAGTCTATCAAAA TACATCGGCATATGCCCCTGGAAGACGCCCTGGAGCTGGTGGCTAAAGAATACAGGAGATTTTTCTCCAAACGGGAGCAGCAGGAATGTGCTGGAATTGCTCTGCAGGCTGGAGATCTGGTGGATGACTTCTTGGCTCGGGAGCGCCTGACCAGCTACTCTGTCCCTTCCGGCATTCAGCGCCTTCTCTTTCTGTTGAGTGAGGGAATGTATTTGTATGGGAATGAGTTGAATCTGCTCATTGACTACCTGAAGACCAGAAAAGGGCAACTGGAAG gCTTTGAGGCGCTCGAGTCTTTGGCTAGCAGTGATCATCCCTCATTTCAAGTCAGGAATACTCCTGTCGTGGGCAAGCCGCCTCCACTTCTTCCAACCCCTGGAAAGCCGTCCTTCTCTGGCCTGCATCCCCCCCTTCCTGCCAAGTCCCCCTTGTTAGGGGACAGACCAGGAGTGGCTCTCCTTCCACCACCAG GATCGGGCAACCCCAAAGGTctgtttgcccctcccctgcttccgGCAGCCCCCTCCAAGAGACCTCCTTTGGGATGGCCCCAGCCCAGGCATGCCAAGCGTCCACTGCTTGGGGAGAAACAAGGCCTTCTAGCACCACCTCCAG
- the LOC105235387 gene encoding nuclear receptor coactivator 5-like isoform X6: MKGKRKAREGRARSDGQGRGRGKGTKKKATVKKTRCAPAPPSPQGRGGRPAGCGGRDLLGAGLQARGATWEWRGLRKGPGRRCLREPWKNALVRPGLKMSSTARLRRRQYGRSSVAKSSKPYKPFLPTSYSPQEGYLKEGEDMLSIKELRRNVADNSERHEENHKRPQSTQLGDASGRDTRKEGLFQHFYQVVQKERDRERPSDCVIVCINNEQRDYATGIGHRLQDHGLVVEMIHLSSTSSLTRALQEVKDDGSPFCILVEQSNVKLSSCTVIMLHESIKIHRHMPLEDALELVAKEYRRFFSKREQQECAGIALQAGDLVDDFLARERLTSYSVPSGIQRLLFLLSEGMYLYGNELNLLIDYLKTRKGQLEGFEALESLASSDHPSFQVRNTPVVGKPPPLLPTPGKPSFSGLHPPLPAKSPLLGDRPGVALLPPPGSGNPKGLFAPPLLPAAPSKRPPLGWPQPRHAKRPLLGEKQGLLAPPPVQTTLVLTWHLTLSGDDSGYP, from the exons ATGAAAGGCAAAAGAAAGGcgagggagggaagggcaaggAGTGACGggcaaggaaggggaaggggaaaaggaacgAAAAAGAAAGCAACAGTCAAGAAGACAAGGTGTGCGCCTGCGCCTCCCAGCCCGCAGGGGCGCGGTGGGCGGCCCGCGGGGTGTGGTGGGCGGGacctgctgggggcggggctgcaGGCGCGCGGGGCTACGTGGGAGTGGAGAGGCTTGAGGAAAGGCCCGGGACGACGCTGCCTCAGAGAACCCTGGAAGAACGCCTTGGTCAGGCCCG gaCTTAAGATGTCTTCAACGGCTAGGCTTCGCAGAAGACAATATGGAAGATCTTCAGTAGCTAAAAG CAGCAAGCCATATAAACCTTTTCTGCCGACTTCTTATTCTCCCCAAGAGGGCTACTTAAAGGAGGGTGAAGACATGCTAAG CATTAAAGAATTACGGCGGAATGTGGCTGATAATTCAGAAAGGCACGAAGAGAACCACAAGCGACCCCAGTCCACTCAGTTAG GTGATGCCAGTGGCAGGGACACTCGGAAAGAAGGGCTTTTCCAGCACTTTTATCAAGTGGTTCAGAAAGAACGTGATCGAGAGAGGCCTTCAGATTGCGTTATTGTTTGTATCAACAACGAACAGag ggaCTATGCAACAGGCATAGGTCATCGGTTGCAGGATCATGGCCTTGTGGTGGAAATGATTCACCTCTCCTCCACGTCGAGTCTTACGCGAGCACTCCAGGAAGTAAAGGACGATGGGTCCCCATTTTGCATTCTTGTTGAACAGTCTAATGTAAAACTTTCCTCTTGCACCGTAATTATGCTTCATGAGTCTATCAAAA TACATCGGCATATGCCCCTGGAAGACGCCCTGGAGCTGGTGGCTAAAGAATACAGGAGATTTTTCTCCAAACGGGAGCAGCAGGAATGTGCTGGAATTGCTCTGCAGGCTGGAGATCTGGTGGATGACTTCTTGGCTCGGGAGCGCCTGACCAGCTACTCTGTCCCTTCCGGCATTCAGCGCCTTCTCTTTCTGTTGAGTGAGGGAATGTATTTGTATGGGAATGAGTTGAATCTGCTCATTGACTACCTGAAGACCAGAAAAGGGCAACTGGAAG gCTTTGAGGCGCTCGAGTCTTTGGCTAGCAGTGATCATCCCTCATTTCAAGTCAGGAATACTCCTGTCGTGGGCAAGCCGCCTCCACTTCTTCCAACCCCTGGAAAGCCGTCCTTCTCTGGCCTGCATCCCCCCCTTCCTGCCAAGTCCCCCTTGTTAGGGGACAGACCAGGAGTGGCTCTCCTTCCACCACCAG GATCGGGCAACCCCAAAGGTctgtttgcccctcccctgcttccgGCAGCCCCCTCCAAGAGACCTCCTTTGGGATGGCCCCAGCCCAGGCATGCCAAGCGTCCACTGCTTGGGGAGAAACAAGGCCTTCTAGCACCACCTCCAG
- the LOC105235387 gene encoding nuclear receptor coactivator 5-like isoform X5 has product MKGKRKAREGRARSDGQGRGRGKGTKKKATVKKTRCAPAPPSPQGRGGRPAGCGGRDLLGAGLQARGATWEWRGLRKGPGRRCLREPWKNALVRPGLKMSSTARLRRRQYGRSSVAKSSKPYKPFLPTSYSPQEGYLKEGEDMLSIKELRRNVADNSERHEENHKRPQSTQLGDASGRDTRKEGLFQHFYQVVQKERDRERPSDCVIVCINNEQRDYATGIGHRLQDHGLVVEMIHLSSTSSLTRALQEVKDDGSPFCILVEQSNVKLSSCTVIMLHESIKIHRHMPLEDALELVAKEYRRFFSKREQQECAGIALQAGDLVDDFLARERLTSYSVPSGIQRLLFLLSEGMYLYGNELNLLIDYLKTRKGQLEGFEALESLASSDHPSFQVRNTPVVGKPPPLLPTPGKPSFSGLHPPLPAKSPLLGDRPGVALLPPPGSGNPKGLFAPPLLPAAPSKRPPLGWPQPRHAKRPLLGEKQGLLAPPPVQSQGSCQVKDGKTEEELGVRY; this is encoded by the exons ATGAAAGGCAAAAGAAAGGcgagggagggaagggcaaggAGTGACGggcaaggaaggggaaggggaaaaggaacgAAAAAGAAAGCAACAGTCAAGAAGACAAGGTGTGCGCCTGCGCCTCCCAGCCCGCAGGGGCGCGGTGGGCGGCCCGCGGGGTGTGGTGGGCGGGacctgctgggggcggggctgcaGGCGCGCGGGGCTACGTGGGAGTGGAGAGGCTTGAGGAAAGGCCCGGGACGACGCTGCCTCAGAGAACCCTGGAAGAACGCCTTGGTCAGGCCCG gaCTTAAGATGTCTTCAACGGCTAGGCTTCGCAGAAGACAATATGGAAGATCTTCAGTAGCTAAAAG CAGCAAGCCATATAAACCTTTTCTGCCGACTTCTTATTCTCCCCAAGAGGGCTACTTAAAGGAGGGTGAAGACATGCTAAG CATTAAAGAATTACGGCGGAATGTGGCTGATAATTCAGAAAGGCACGAAGAGAACCACAAGCGACCCCAGTCCACTCAGTTAG GTGATGCCAGTGGCAGGGACACTCGGAAAGAAGGGCTTTTCCAGCACTTTTATCAAGTGGTTCAGAAAGAACGTGATCGAGAGAGGCCTTCAGATTGCGTTATTGTTTGTATCAACAACGAACAGag ggaCTATGCAACAGGCATAGGTCATCGGTTGCAGGATCATGGCCTTGTGGTGGAAATGATTCACCTCTCCTCCACGTCGAGTCTTACGCGAGCACTCCAGGAAGTAAAGGACGATGGGTCCCCATTTTGCATTCTTGTTGAACAGTCTAATGTAAAACTTTCCTCTTGCACCGTAATTATGCTTCATGAGTCTATCAAAA TACATCGGCATATGCCCCTGGAAGACGCCCTGGAGCTGGTGGCTAAAGAATACAGGAGATTTTTCTCCAAACGGGAGCAGCAGGAATGTGCTGGAATTGCTCTGCAGGCTGGAGATCTGGTGGATGACTTCTTGGCTCGGGAGCGCCTGACCAGCTACTCTGTCCCTTCCGGCATTCAGCGCCTTCTCTTTCTGTTGAGTGAGGGAATGTATTTGTATGGGAATGAGTTGAATCTGCTCATTGACTACCTGAAGACCAGAAAAGGGCAACTGGAAG gCTTTGAGGCGCTCGAGTCTTTGGCTAGCAGTGATCATCCCTCATTTCAAGTCAGGAATACTCCTGTCGTGGGCAAGCCGCCTCCACTTCTTCCAACCCCTGGAAAGCCGTCCTTCTCTGGCCTGCATCCCCCCCTTCCTGCCAAGTCCCCCTTGTTAGGGGACAGACCAGGAGTGGCTCTCCTTCCACCACCAG GATCGGGCAACCCCAAAGGTctgtttgcccctcccctgcttccgGCAGCCCCCTCCAAGAGACCTCCTTTGGGATGGCCCCAGCCCAGGCATGCCAAGCGTCCACTGCTTGGGGAGAAACAAGGCCTTCTAGCACCACCTCCAG
- the LOC105235387 gene encoding nuclear receptor coactivator 5-like isoform X9, with translation MKGKRKAREGRARSDGQGRGRGKGTKKKATVKKTRCAPAPPSPQGRGGRPAGCGGRDLLGAGLQARGATWEWRGLRKGPGRRCLREPWKNALVRPGLKMSSTARLRRRQYGRSSVAKSSKPYKPFLPTSYSPQEGYLKEGEDMLSIKELRRNVADNSERHEENHKRPQSTQLGDASGRDTRKEGLFQHFYQVVQKERDRERPSDCVIVCINNEQRDYATGIGHRLQDHGLVVEMIHLSSTSSLTRALQEVKDDGSPFCILVEQSNVKLSSCTVIMLHESIKIHRHMPLEDALELVAKEYRRFFSKREQQECAGIALQAGDLVDDFLARERLTSYSVPSGIQRLLFLLSEGMYLYGNELNLLIDYLKTRKGQLEGFEALESLASSDHPSFQVRNTPVVGKPPPLLPTPGKPSFSGLHPPLPAKSPLLGDRPGVALLPPPGSGNPKGLFAPPLLPAAPSKRPPLGWPQPRHAKRPLLGEKQGLLAPPPVLF, from the exons ATGAAAGGCAAAAGAAAGGcgagggagggaagggcaaggAGTGACGggcaaggaaggggaaggggaaaaggaacgAAAAAGAAAGCAACAGTCAAGAAGACAAGGTGTGCGCCTGCGCCTCCCAGCCCGCAGGGGCGCGGTGGGCGGCCCGCGGGGTGTGGTGGGCGGGacctgctgggggcggggctgcaGGCGCGCGGGGCTACGTGGGAGTGGAGAGGCTTGAGGAAAGGCCCGGGACGACGCTGCCTCAGAGAACCCTGGAAGAACGCCTTGGTCAGGCCCG gaCTTAAGATGTCTTCAACGGCTAGGCTTCGCAGAAGACAATATGGAAGATCTTCAGTAGCTAAAAG CAGCAAGCCATATAAACCTTTTCTGCCGACTTCTTATTCTCCCCAAGAGGGCTACTTAAAGGAGGGTGAAGACATGCTAAG CATTAAAGAATTACGGCGGAATGTGGCTGATAATTCAGAAAGGCACGAAGAGAACCACAAGCGACCCCAGTCCACTCAGTTAG GTGATGCCAGTGGCAGGGACACTCGGAAAGAAGGGCTTTTCCAGCACTTTTATCAAGTGGTTCAGAAAGAACGTGATCGAGAGAGGCCTTCAGATTGCGTTATTGTTTGTATCAACAACGAACAGag ggaCTATGCAACAGGCATAGGTCATCGGTTGCAGGATCATGGCCTTGTGGTGGAAATGATTCACCTCTCCTCCACGTCGAGTCTTACGCGAGCACTCCAGGAAGTAAAGGACGATGGGTCCCCATTTTGCATTCTTGTTGAACAGTCTAATGTAAAACTTTCCTCTTGCACCGTAATTATGCTTCATGAGTCTATCAAAA TACATCGGCATATGCCCCTGGAAGACGCCCTGGAGCTGGTGGCTAAAGAATACAGGAGATTTTTCTCCAAACGGGAGCAGCAGGAATGTGCTGGAATTGCTCTGCAGGCTGGAGATCTGGTGGATGACTTCTTGGCTCGGGAGCGCCTGACCAGCTACTCTGTCCCTTCCGGCATTCAGCGCCTTCTCTTTCTGTTGAGTGAGGGAATGTATTTGTATGGGAATGAGTTGAATCTGCTCATTGACTACCTGAAGACCAGAAAAGGGCAACTGGAAG gCTTTGAGGCGCTCGAGTCTTTGGCTAGCAGTGATCATCCCTCATTTCAAGTCAGGAATACTCCTGTCGTGGGCAAGCCGCCTCCACTTCTTCCAACCCCTGGAAAGCCGTCCTTCTCTGGCCTGCATCCCCCCCTTCCTGCCAAGTCCCCCTTGTTAGGGGACAGACCAGGAGTGGCTCTCCTTCCACCACCAG GATCGGGCAACCCCAAAGGTctgtttgcccctcccctgcttccgGCAGCCCCCTCCAAGAGACCTCCTTTGGGATGGCCCCAGCCCAGGCATGCCAAGCGTCCACTGCTTGGGGAGAAACAAGGCCTTCTAGCACCACCTCCAG
- the LOC105235387 gene encoding nuclear receptor coactivator 5-like isoform X7, which yields MKGKRKAREGRARSDGQGRGRGKGTKKKATVKKTRCAPAPPSPQGRGGRPAGCGGRDLLGAGLQARGATWEWRGLRKGPGRRCLREPWKNALVRPGLKMSSTARLRRRQYGRSSVAKSSKPYKPFLPTSYSPQEGYLKEGEDMLSIKELRRNVADNSERHEENHKRPQSTQLGDASGRDTRKEGLFQHFYQVVQKERDRERPSDCVIVCINNEQRDYATGIGHRLQDHGLVVEMIHLSSTSSLTRALQEVKDDGSPFCILVEQSNVKLSSCTVIMLHESIKIHRHMPLEDALELVAKEYRRFFSKREQQECAGIALQAGDLVDDFLARERLTSYSVPSGIQRLLFLLSEGMYLYGNELNLLIDYLKTRKGQLEGFEALESLASSDHPSFQVRNTPVVGKPPPLLPTPGKPSFSGLHPPLPAKSPLLGDRPGVALLPPPGSGNPKGLFAPPLLPAAPSKRPPLGWPQPRHAKRPLLGEKQGLLAPPPVLPSVLPKQTVQRTSLLK from the exons ATGAAAGGCAAAAGAAAGGcgagggagggaagggcaaggAGTGACGggcaaggaaggggaaggggaaaaggaacgAAAAAGAAAGCAACAGTCAAGAAGACAAGGTGTGCGCCTGCGCCTCCCAGCCCGCAGGGGCGCGGTGGGCGGCCCGCGGGGTGTGGTGGGCGGGacctgctgggggcggggctgcaGGCGCGCGGGGCTACGTGGGAGTGGAGAGGCTTGAGGAAAGGCCCGGGACGACGCTGCCTCAGAGAACCCTGGAAGAACGCCTTGGTCAGGCCCG gaCTTAAGATGTCTTCAACGGCTAGGCTTCGCAGAAGACAATATGGAAGATCTTCAGTAGCTAAAAG CAGCAAGCCATATAAACCTTTTCTGCCGACTTCTTATTCTCCCCAAGAGGGCTACTTAAAGGAGGGTGAAGACATGCTAAG CATTAAAGAATTACGGCGGAATGTGGCTGATAATTCAGAAAGGCACGAAGAGAACCACAAGCGACCCCAGTCCACTCAGTTAG GTGATGCCAGTGGCAGGGACACTCGGAAAGAAGGGCTTTTCCAGCACTTTTATCAAGTGGTTCAGAAAGAACGTGATCGAGAGAGGCCTTCAGATTGCGTTATTGTTTGTATCAACAACGAACAGag ggaCTATGCAACAGGCATAGGTCATCGGTTGCAGGATCATGGCCTTGTGGTGGAAATGATTCACCTCTCCTCCACGTCGAGTCTTACGCGAGCACTCCAGGAAGTAAAGGACGATGGGTCCCCATTTTGCATTCTTGTTGAACAGTCTAATGTAAAACTTTCCTCTTGCACCGTAATTATGCTTCATGAGTCTATCAAAA TACATCGGCATATGCCCCTGGAAGACGCCCTGGAGCTGGTGGCTAAAGAATACAGGAGATTTTTCTCCAAACGGGAGCAGCAGGAATGTGCTGGAATTGCTCTGCAGGCTGGAGATCTGGTGGATGACTTCTTGGCTCGGGAGCGCCTGACCAGCTACTCTGTCCCTTCCGGCATTCAGCGCCTTCTCTTTCTGTTGAGTGAGGGAATGTATTTGTATGGGAATGAGTTGAATCTGCTCATTGACTACCTGAAGACCAGAAAAGGGCAACTGGAAG gCTTTGAGGCGCTCGAGTCTTTGGCTAGCAGTGATCATCCCTCATTTCAAGTCAGGAATACTCCTGTCGTGGGCAAGCCGCCTCCACTTCTTCCAACCCCTGGAAAGCCGTCCTTCTCTGGCCTGCATCCCCCCCTTCCTGCCAAGTCCCCCTTGTTAGGGGACAGACCAGGAGTGGCTCTCCTTCCACCACCAG GATCGGGCAACCCCAAAGGTctgtttgcccctcccctgcttccgGCAGCCCCCTCCAAGAGACCTCCTTTGGGATGGCCCCAGCCCAGGCATGCCAAGCGTCCACTGCTTGGGGAGAAACAAGGCCTTCTAGCACCACCTCCAG TTCTTCCATCAGTGCTGCCCAAGCAGACGGTGCAGCGCACATCTCTgctgaaataa
- the LOC105235387 gene encoding nuclear receptor coactivator 5-like isoform X4 encodes MKGKRKAREGRARSDGQGRGRGKGTKKKATVKKTRCAPAPPSPQGRGGRPAGCGGRDLLGAGLQARGATWEWRGLRKGPGRRCLREPWKNALVRPGLKMSSTARLRRRQYGRSSVAKSSKPYKPFLPTSYSPQEGYLKEGEDMLSIKELRRNVADNSERHEENHKRPQSTQLGDASGRDTRKEGLFQHFYQVVQKERDRERPSDCVIVCINNEQRDYATGIGHRLQDHGLVVEMIHLSSTSSLTRALQEVKDDGSPFCILVEQSNVKLSSCTVIMLHESIKIHRHMPLEDALELVAKEYRRFFSKREQQECAGIALQAGDLVDDFLARERLTSYSVPSGIQRLLFLLSEGMYLYGNELNLLIDYLKTRKGQLEGFEALESLASSDHPSFQVRNTPVVGKPPPLLPTPGKPSFSGLHPPLPAKSPLLGDRPGVALLPPPGSGNPKGLFAPPLLPAAPSKRPPLGWPQPRHAKRPLLGEKQGLLAPPPADYEPPGDGPSSLPFCAWNPTGT; translated from the exons ATGAAAGGCAAAAGAAAGGcgagggagggaagggcaaggAGTGACGggcaaggaaggggaaggggaaaaggaacgAAAAAGAAAGCAACAGTCAAGAAGACAAGGTGTGCGCCTGCGCCTCCCAGCCCGCAGGGGCGCGGTGGGCGGCCCGCGGGGTGTGGTGGGCGGGacctgctgggggcggggctgcaGGCGCGCGGGGCTACGTGGGAGTGGAGAGGCTTGAGGAAAGGCCCGGGACGACGCTGCCTCAGAGAACCCTGGAAGAACGCCTTGGTCAGGCCCG gaCTTAAGATGTCTTCAACGGCTAGGCTTCGCAGAAGACAATATGGAAGATCTTCAGTAGCTAAAAG CAGCAAGCCATATAAACCTTTTCTGCCGACTTCTTATTCTCCCCAAGAGGGCTACTTAAAGGAGGGTGAAGACATGCTAAG CATTAAAGAATTACGGCGGAATGTGGCTGATAATTCAGAAAGGCACGAAGAGAACCACAAGCGACCCCAGTCCACTCAGTTAG GTGATGCCAGTGGCAGGGACACTCGGAAAGAAGGGCTTTTCCAGCACTTTTATCAAGTGGTTCAGAAAGAACGTGATCGAGAGAGGCCTTCAGATTGCGTTATTGTTTGTATCAACAACGAACAGag ggaCTATGCAACAGGCATAGGTCATCGGTTGCAGGATCATGGCCTTGTGGTGGAAATGATTCACCTCTCCTCCACGTCGAGTCTTACGCGAGCACTCCAGGAAGTAAAGGACGATGGGTCCCCATTTTGCATTCTTGTTGAACAGTCTAATGTAAAACTTTCCTCTTGCACCGTAATTATGCTTCATGAGTCTATCAAAA TACATCGGCATATGCCCCTGGAAGACGCCCTGGAGCTGGTGGCTAAAGAATACAGGAGATTTTTCTCCAAACGGGAGCAGCAGGAATGTGCTGGAATTGCTCTGCAGGCTGGAGATCTGGTGGATGACTTCTTGGCTCGGGAGCGCCTGACCAGCTACTCTGTCCCTTCCGGCATTCAGCGCCTTCTCTTTCTGTTGAGTGAGGGAATGTATTTGTATGGGAATGAGTTGAATCTGCTCATTGACTACCTGAAGACCAGAAAAGGGCAACTGGAAG gCTTTGAGGCGCTCGAGTCTTTGGCTAGCAGTGATCATCCCTCATTTCAAGTCAGGAATACTCCTGTCGTGGGCAAGCCGCCTCCACTTCTTCCAACCCCTGGAAAGCCGTCCTTCTCTGGCCTGCATCCCCCCCTTCCTGCCAAGTCCCCCTTGTTAGGGGACAGACCAGGAGTGGCTCTCCTTCCACCACCAG GATCGGGCAACCCCAAAGGTctgtttgcccctcccctgcttccgGCAGCCCCCTCCAAGAGACCTCCTTTGGGATGGCCCCAGCCCAGGCATGCCAAGCGTCCACTGCTTGGGGAGAAACAAGGCCTTCTAGCACCACCTCCAG